In Nerophis lumbriciformis linkage group LG04, RoL_Nlum_v2.1, whole genome shotgun sequence, a single window of DNA contains:
- the ccdc127a gene encoding coiled-coil domain-containing protein 127a isoform X2: MTPLDGTFNQTKEKEGQEEEMATNGTMHCWSLCLDWLHFVSYTSWIWSRESQREIDNVKSQYDKDVFIVKSEMEARYQETLTERRRAAASLELELEKERQRVQGYRQAMISQSQQLVEERKRLQKDRERLEEETQRLVKSGAAGTVLHHALEQQNGWFQRANATLRELETQLVERQNAYCSHIRPRDKRLEMEKNILLKAVKEPVADELDLEADLKDIFKRDKHCADLLNMDKRKNGSLMWVYLKYWQLQVTVQKHRRAEQAILGGNMKPQTK; this comes from the exons ATGACCCCCCTCGATGGAACATTCAACCAGACCAAAGAGAAGGAGGGGCAGGAGGAGGAGATGGCAACCAATGGAACTATGCACTGCTGGTCCCTATGCTTGGACTGGCTGCATTTCGTAAGTTACACAA GTTGGATCTGGAGCCGGGAGTCTCAAAGAGAGATCGACAATGTCAAATCCCAGTATGACAAGGATGTGTTCATAGTAAAAAGCGAGATGGAGGCGAGGTACCAGGAGACACTGACAGAAAGACGCAGAGCAGCGGCTTCCTTGGAGCTGGAGCTGGAGAAGGAGAGACAGAGGGTGCAAGGCTACAGACAGGCCATGATCTCCCAGAGCCAGCAGCTGGTAGAAGAACGCAAACGGTTACAGAAG GACCGTGAGAGGCTGGAAGAAGAGACGCAAAGACTTGTCAAGTCTGGAGCCGCAGGGACTGTGCTGCATCACGCCCTGGAGCAACAGAACGGCTGGTTCCAGAGAGCCAACGCCACGCTGCGGGAGCTGGAGACTCAGCTTGTGGAGCGGCAGAACGCCTATTGTTCCCATATCCGGCCCAGAGATAAGCGCCTGGAGATGGAGAAGAACATTCTGCTGAAGGCCGTCAAAGAGCCCGTTGCAGATGAACTTGATCTGGAGGCTGATTTAAAAGATATATTTAAGAGAGATAAGCATTGTGCTGACTTGCTTAACATGGACAAGAGGAAGAACGGAAGTCTCATGTGGGTGTATCTCAAGTACTGGCAGCTGCAGGTCACTGTTCAGAAACATAGGAGGGCCGAGCAGGCCATTCTAGGAGGGAACATGAAACCCCAAACTAAATGA
- the ccdc127a gene encoding coiled-coil domain-containing protein 127a isoform X1 has translation MNNLNDPPRWNIQPDQREGGAGGGDGNQWNYALLVPMLGLAAFRWIWSRESQREIDNVKSQYDKDVFIVKSEMEARYQETLTERRRAAASLELELEKERQRVQGYRQAMISQSQQLVEERKRLQKDRERLEEETQRLVKSGAAGTVLHHALEQQNGWFQRANATLRELETQLVERQNAYCSHIRPRDKRLEMEKNILLKAVKEPVADELDLEADLKDIFKRDKHCADLLNMDKRKNGSLMWVYLKYWQLQVTVQKHRRAEQAILGGNMKPQTK, from the exons ATGAACAACCTGAATGACCCCCCTCGATGGAACATTCAACCAGACCAAAGAGAAGGAGGGGCAGGAGGAGGAGATGGCAACCAATGGAACTATGCACTGCTGGTCCCTATGCTTGGACTGGCTGCATTTC GTTGGATCTGGAGCCGGGAGTCTCAAAGAGAGATCGACAATGTCAAATCCCAGTATGACAAGGATGTGTTCATAGTAAAAAGCGAGATGGAGGCGAGGTACCAGGAGACACTGACAGAAAGACGCAGAGCAGCGGCTTCCTTGGAGCTGGAGCTGGAGAAGGAGAGACAGAGGGTGCAAGGCTACAGACAGGCCATGATCTCCCAGAGCCAGCAGCTGGTAGAAGAACGCAAACGGTTACAGAAG GACCGTGAGAGGCTGGAAGAAGAGACGCAAAGACTTGTCAAGTCTGGAGCCGCAGGGACTGTGCTGCATCACGCCCTGGAGCAACAGAACGGCTGGTTCCAGAGAGCCAACGCCACGCTGCGGGAGCTGGAGACTCAGCTTGTGGAGCGGCAGAACGCCTATTGTTCCCATATCCGGCCCAGAGATAAGCGCCTGGAGATGGAGAAGAACATTCTGCTGAAGGCCGTCAAAGAGCCCGTTGCAGATGAACTTGATCTGGAGGCTGATTTAAAAGATATATTTAAGAGAGATAAGCATTGTGCTGACTTGCTTAACATGGACAAGAGGAAGAACGGAAGTCTCATGTGGGTGTATCTCAAGTACTGGCAGCTGCAGGTCACTGTTCAGAAACATAGGAGGGCCGAGCAGGCCATTCTAGGAGGGAACATGAAACCCCAAACTAAATGA
- the mrpl32 gene encoding large ribosomal subunit protein bL32m — protein MMNLVELVNTLRCSLLHIEKRLLRVAGIERQLAPALAFDGPSLLPHIDEQEVDEQQPSLKRPPGVLDSILWMAAPKKRRTIEVNRTRRRAESKLLTVKTNIEPCPECGHLKQKHIMCGFCYAKVCKETSLIRHQIKAMEGGPLKAPAVETVVLYAGETPSEEDKDKRIVERPRKRPAWFSQ, from the exons ATGATGAATTTGGTTGAGTTAGTGAACACGTTACGATGCTCGTTACTACATATCGAAAAAAGACTTCTCCGGGTGGCAGGAATTGAAAGACAACTGG CTCCAGCACTGGCATTCGATGGCCCCAGTCTCCTGCCCCATATCGACGAGCAAGAAGTGGACGAGCAGCAGCCGAGCCTGAAACGACCTCCCGGCGTCCTGGATAGCATCTTGTGGATGGCAGCACCCAAGAAGAGGCGCACCATTGAGGTCAACCGAACGAGGAGAAGGGCTGAGAGCAAACTTCTCACAGTCAAG ACAAACATAGAGCCGTGTCCAGAGTGTGGCCACTTAAAGCAGAAACACATCATGTGTGGCTTCTGCTACGCTAAAGTATGCAAGGAGACCTCGCTGATCCGTCATCAGATTAAAGCGATGGAGGGTGGCCCTCTGAAGGCTCCGGCTGTGGAGACTGTTGTCCTGTATGCGGGCGAGACGCCAAGCGAGGAGGACAAAGACAAGAGGATAGTGGAGAGACCCAGGAAGCGGCCTGCCTGGTTCAGCCAGTAA